The Thermothelomyces thermophilus ATCC 42464 chromosome 7, complete sequence genome window below encodes:
- a CDS encoding general substrate transporter translates to MAEKAPSSGADSITPQSPNMADLEKQRSTPPGDKHAPYLDPSVMEEDYEGKPTEEELATLRRVPGKIPIIAYLICVVEFCERASYYGVQPLISNYVNRPLPEGGNGWGAPPRGSQATGGALGMGTVVANAVTQSFSMLAYALPLVFGWLADAKTGRFPLICWGVAVFGVAHVLMVAAGAKDLLANGNAKAPYFLSVYILSVGAAMFKPNVSPLLLDQVTTTVPKVITLKSGERVIEDPESTTERVMLWFYLMINIGGFMGVATAYSEKYVGWWLAFLIPLILYLPLPLLLWFLHKRLVLHPPGGSDLPNVFRVLGICFRRGGIKRIGRHGFWDLAKPSNIAAAGLSGKFKTQWNDEFVDDVRRTFQATGIFCFFPIQYLNDNGIGAAASFLSTMLETNGVPNDVISNFNSLSIIACAPILNYGLYPLLRRFNIHYGPISRMTTGLAMSTLGGVGYTLLNHFAYQKSPCGEYGSSDCRIGTGVAPISIWWMAIPFAIGGISELFVNVPAYGIAYSRAPVNMRGLVSALNLFNTAVAYAIGLACSSVITDPYLTWDFGGTAIAGGILTVLFYFTFRHIDDEEYVLSKNQPDTDYHLEMEGTRNVVGENSLNKSINRPAPIAENEEMMISQKQ, encoded by the exons ATGG CGGAGAAAGCGCCTTCGTCGGGTGCGGACTCGATCACCCCTCAGTCTCCCAACATGGCCGACTTGGAGAAGCAGCGGAGCACCCCTCCGGGTGACAAGCACGCGCCGTATCTCGACCCGTCGGTCATGGAGGAAGACTATGAAGGCAAGCcgaccgaggaggagctggcAACCCTGCGCCGTGTGCCCGGCAAAATCCCCATTATCGCCTACCTCATCTGTGTCGTCGAGTTCTGCGAGCGAGCCTCGTATTACGGCGTCCAGCCTCTAATCAGCAACTACGTCAACCGGCCGCTTCCCGAGGGCGGTAACGGCTGGGGCGCACCCCCTCGTGGGAGCCAGGCTACCGGTGGTGCTCTCGGCATGGGCACCGTCGTCGCCAATGCTGTAACGCAGTCCTTCAGCATGCTTGCCTATGCACTTCCTCTCGTGTTCGGCTGGCTCGCTGACGCGAAGACGGGCCGCTTCCCGCTCATTTGCTGGGGCGTCGCTGTATTCGGCGTTGCCCACGTTCTCAtggtcgccgccggcgcaaAGGACCTGCTGGCGAATGGGAACGCGAAGGCTCCATACTTCCTCTCGGTTTATATTCTGTCTGTGGGCGCTG CCATGTTCAAGCCGAACGTCTCGCCTCTTCTGCTTGATCAGGTCACAACCACCGTTCCCAAGGTTATCACGCTCAAGTCTGGCGAGAGAGTCATTGAAGACCCCGAGTCGACCACGGAGCGGGTTATGCTCTGGTTCTACCTCATGATCAACATTGGTGGTTTCATGGGTGTCGCTACGGCGTACTCGGAAAAATATGTCGGC TGGTGGCTCGCTTTCCTCATTCCGCTCATCCTTTACCTTCCCCTGCCGCTGCTACTCTGGTTCCTCCACAAGCGCCTTGTCCTCCATCCTCCCGGTGGCAGTGATCTACCCAACGTCTTCAGAGTTCTTGGTATCTGCTTCCGCCGCGGAGGTATCAAGAGAATCGGTCGCCACGGCTTCTGGGATCTTGCCAAGCCGTCTAACATTGCCGCTGCCGGCCTCAGCGGCAAGTTCAAGACCCAGTGGAACGACGAGTTCGTTGACGATGTTCGCCGGACTTTCCAAGCGACGGGCATCTTCTGCTTCTTCCCGATCCAGTATCTGAATGACAACGGCATTGGCGCCGCGGCCAGCTTCTTGTCGACCATGCTCGAGACCAACGGCGTGCCTAACGACGTCATCTCCAACTTCAATTCTCTGAGCATTATTGCCTGTGCGCCCATTCTCAACTACGGCCTGTACCCGCTTTTGCGCAGGTTCAATATTCACTATGGACCCATATCGCGCATGACCACCGGCCTGGCCATGTCCACCCTCGGTGGCGTGGGTTACACTCTGCTGAACCACTTTGCGTACCAGAAGTCTCCCTGCGGGGAATACGGCTCGAGTGACTGCAGGATTGGCACTGGTGTCGCTCCCATCAGCATTTGGTGGATGGCCATTCCTTTTGCCATTGGCGGCATCTCGGAGCTGTTTGTCAACGTCCCAGCCTACGGTATCGCTTACTCGCGTGCACCCGTCAACATGCGAGGCCTTGTTTCAGCTCTTAACCTTTTCAACACGGCTGTCGCTTATGCTATTGGCCTGGCTTGCTCGAGTGTCATTACGGACCCGTATCTTACTTGGGACTTTGGAGGTACTGCTATTGCCGGTGGAATTCTGACCGTTCTCTTTTACTTCACCTTCCGCCACATCGACGATGAAGAGTATGTCTTGAGCAAGAACCAGCCCGACACCGATTACCACCTGGAAATGGAGGGCACCCGTAACGTCGTTGGCGAGAACTCGCTCAACAAGAGCATCAACAGACCGGCGCCAATCGCGGAGAACGAGGAAATGATGATCTCGCAGAAGCAGTGA
- a CDS encoding TAF10-like protein (102] Contains conserved domain COG5162[COG5162], Transcription initiation factor TFIID, subunit TAF10 (also component of histone acetyltransferase SAGA)) yields MASNQPTENTEQAAAPVAHANGMQTSETSGVAANLPTPTIPEPRLPTRKDASLKEFLNKMDDYAPIIPDAVTNYYMTRAGLPPPPQTDQRLARLLALATQKFIADIAADAYQYSRIRASNTSANNPMGNLGAAAGFPIPGQPAGQPGSKEQGRGGPLGIQRPGYGGGGQGGSQNRTVLTMEDLGMAVGEFGVNVKRSEFYR; encoded by the exons ATGGCAAGCAATCAGCCGACAGAAAATACAGAGCAGGCGGCCGCCCCGGTCGCGCATGCGAATGGCATGCAGACGAGCGAAACCTCTGGGGTTGCCGCGAACCTCCCCACCCCTACCATCCCGGAGCCCAGGCTGCCGACGCGCAAGGACGCATCGCTCAAGGAGTTTCTCAACAAGATGGACGACTACGCGCCGATT ATTCCCGACGCAGTCACCAATTACTACATGACGCGCGCCGGCCTCCCGCCGCCCCCGCAGACCGACCAGCGCCTGGCGCGACTGCTCGCCCTGGCGACGCAAAAGTTCATTGCTGACATTGCGGCCGATGCGTACCAGTACAGCCGGATCCGCGCGAGCAATACCAGTGCCAACAACCCGATGGGCAACCTCGGTGCGGCCGCGGGTTTCCCGATTCCCGGGCAGCCGGCCGGCCAGCCCGGCAGCAAAGAACAGGGTCGCGGTGGCCCGCTGGGTATCCAGCGGCCCGGGTACGGCGGCGGTGGGCAAGGCGGCAGCCAGAACCGCACGGTACTGACCATGGAAGATCTCGGAATGGCCGTGGGCGAGTTCGGCGTCAATGTGAAGCGGAGCGAATTCTACCGCTGA